One Bdellovibrio bacteriovorus str. Tiberius DNA segment encodes these proteins:
- a CDS encoding single-stranded DNA-binding protein: protein MSGVNKVILVGRLGADPEVKAIGSGSTVARLNLATSESWVKDGQRQERTEWHRITVWGKLAEICGKHLSKGRQVYVEGKLQTRQWEDQQGQKRYTTEIVASTVQFLGAAGGEKSSGNSMGNDDFNFQDFGPEPSFNSNDEIPF, encoded by the coding sequence ATGTCCGGAGTAAATAAAGTTATCCTTGTAGGCCGTTTGGGCGCTGATCCTGAAGTTAAGGCAATCGGCAGTGGCAGCACTGTTGCGCGTTTGAATCTGGCTACAAGTGAGTCATGGGTAAAAGACGGTCAACGCCAAGAGCGCACTGAATGGCACCGTATCACTGTATGGGGCAAATTGGCTGAGATCTGCGGCAAACACCTTTCCAAAGGCCGTCAGGTTTACGTAGAAGGCAAATTGCAAACTCGTCAGTGGGAAGACCAACAAGGTCAAAAACGCTACACGACTGAAATCGTGGCTTCCACAGTTCAATTCCTGGGCGCAGCTGGTGGCGAAAAATCCTCTGGCAACTCTATGGGTAACGACGATTTCAACTTCCAGGATTTCGGTCCGGAGCCTAGCTTCAACTCTAACGACGAAATTCCATTCTAA
- the gspN gene encoding type II secretion system protein GspN, with translation MEQLRQLLKLIRESKGKIFVMVVSALVFVFLLFPFDDLSDLISSQVSRLSNNSVYVQFEKLKMSLFPQPGVKMDQVYIESIRTPAISATELVITPSVRGLIQQKPYGHVSAKGLLKGDVDVQVGKGSKTENGAERHKIEVSAKKISLHDLREMANLPVLLKGQLNLESTALADLTFQEQPDIEMNLSINQFELPPSNVNTPMGPLTLPDLKLSTVELKGRLAAGQFVIETGTIGKPGDELYGTIKGKIGLTIVNRGNSFGHQIGAYNIEVDLKTKRSFQERAALFLTFIDGYKTPTSEGSQYKFKVSASNPMMPPSIGAVR, from the coding sequence ATGGAACAACTTCGTCAGTTGCTGAAATTGATCCGCGAAAGCAAAGGCAAAATCTTTGTCATGGTGGTTTCCGCCCTGGTCTTTGTTTTTCTGCTGTTCCCGTTTGACGACCTGAGTGATTTGATTTCTTCCCAGGTGTCCCGTCTTTCCAATAATTCTGTTTACGTGCAGTTTGAAAAACTAAAAATGAGCCTGTTCCCGCAACCGGGCGTGAAGATGGATCAAGTCTATATTGAATCCATCAGAACTCCGGCGATTTCAGCGACGGAGCTGGTGATCACTCCGTCGGTTCGTGGCCTGATTCAGCAAAAACCTTACGGCCATGTGTCTGCAAAGGGTTTGTTGAAAGGTGACGTCGACGTTCAAGTGGGTAAAGGCAGCAAAACCGAAAACGGTGCTGAACGCCACAAGATCGAAGTCAGCGCGAAAAAGATTTCCCTGCATGATCTGCGCGAAATGGCGAACTTGCCTGTTCTGCTAAAAGGTCAGCTGAATCTGGAGTCCACGGCTTTGGCCGATCTGACTTTCCAGGAACAGCCCGACATTGAAATGAATCTTTCCATCAATCAGTTCGAGCTTCCGCCTTCCAACGTGAACACCCCGATGGGCCCATTGACGTTGCCGGATCTGAAATTGAGCACGGTGGAACTGAAAGGCCGTCTGGCCGCCGGACAGTTCGTGATTGAAACCGGAACCATTGGTAAACCGGGCGATGAACTTTACGGTACTATTAAAGGCAAGATCGGCCTGACGATTGTGAATCGTGGAAACTCTTTCGGTCATCAGATTGGTGCTTATAATATCGAAGTGGATCTTAAAACCAAACGCAGCTTCCAAGAGCGTGCGGCTTTGTTCCTGACGTTCATTGACGGTTATAAAACACCGACCTCCGAAGGCTCCCAGTACAAATTCAAGGTTTCCGCCAGCAATCCTATGATGCCGCCAAGCATCGGCGCCGTGCGTTAA
- the pilM gene encoding pilus assembly protein PilM produces the protein MKSLGIDIGSSSIKVVEVQSTSKGFQVTQFMEHPLGISPGADQELEILEYLRDLSSLYDPSQTRFNFALPQNRVAIRNKFFPFNDRIKISKSLAFELEEDLPFSSDNAIFDAKIIRTVGSGAEVLACAAPKIHVQNLIQRAQDSNMDPFIISSEGTSFANVFERWNEAPPALTAPALGLEEEVRPVRQVTITLNIGHSRTLVCAFEGSSLIQVGSILWGGKNIADAIAKKYEIPYIEAIKELQTKAFILTNKQGATFDQVTFSDTIAKCVREMARDLQLAILEMKSEFNAQINSIHLTGGVSQIQNLGPFLTQVLEVPVNRVSVLDQIPNVNFERSAYHGAICGVALGLAIEGFKKPRNPPLNFLRGEFAKENHQLKMFWEKWGSTIKVATAALVVLFVYSSLRESFALSLADRTQEVLKSQAKTVAGLKGRAASENGIRKYIRDNKKRAADLKTLASVANMNSALDIAKKINDAAPPKSSITLDIQQMAIQDAQVTLQGYVNSPREMSLLQQALTNVSTDGQVKSGQSTLGALPGRTAFSFSFNVDRNVEKVTR, from the coding sequence TTGAAATCTCTCGGCATTGACATCGGATCCAGCAGCATCAAGGTTGTTGAAGTGCAGTCCACTTCAAAGGGCTTTCAAGTAACTCAGTTCATGGAGCATCCACTCGGAATTTCTCCAGGCGCTGATCAGGAGCTTGAAATCCTTGAGTATTTGCGTGACCTCTCCAGTCTTTATGACCCGTCACAAACTCGGTTCAACTTTGCATTGCCACAAAATCGCGTGGCGATTCGAAACAAATTCTTCCCGTTCAATGACCGCATCAAGATCTCCAAATCTCTGGCCTTTGAACTTGAAGAAGATCTGCCATTTTCATCTGACAATGCCATCTTTGACGCTAAAATCATCCGCACGGTAGGTTCCGGCGCGGAAGTTCTGGCGTGTGCGGCTCCAAAAATCCACGTGCAGAATCTAATTCAGCGTGCGCAGGATTCCAACATGGATCCGTTCATCATTTCTTCCGAGGGCACTTCCTTTGCGAACGTGTTCGAACGCTGGAATGAAGCCCCACCCGCTTTGACAGCTCCGGCTTTGGGACTGGAAGAAGAAGTCAGACCCGTTCGTCAGGTCACTATCACTTTGAACATCGGGCACAGCCGCACTTTGGTGTGTGCCTTTGAAGGCAGCTCTTTGATTCAGGTGGGGTCTATTCTTTGGGGCGGTAAAAATATCGCTGACGCCATTGCGAAGAAATACGAAATTCCGTACATCGAAGCGATCAAAGAACTTCAGACCAAAGCATTCATCCTGACCAATAAACAGGGTGCCACTTTCGATCAGGTGACTTTCTCAGACACAATTGCCAAGTGCGTGCGCGAAATGGCGCGGGATCTGCAACTGGCGATTCTGGAAATGAAAAGTGAATTCAATGCCCAGATCAACAGCATCCACCTGACCGGCGGTGTATCTCAGATTCAGAATCTGGGCCCATTCCTGACGCAAGTTCTGGAAGTTCCGGTGAACCGCGTGTCGGTTCTGGATCAGATCCCGAATGTAAACTTCGAACGCTCAGCTTACCATGGCGCAATTTGTGGCGTGGCTTTGGGACTGGCGATTGAAGGCTTCAAAAAACCAAGAAACCCACCTTTGAACTTCCTGCGCGGTGAATTCGCCAAAGAAAATCACCAGCTGAAAATGTTCTGGGAAAAATGGGGCTCGACAATCAAAGTGGCCACAGCGGCTTTGGTGGTTCTGTTTGTGTACTCGTCTTTGCGTGAAAGCTTTGCTTTAAGCCTTGCGGACCGCACTCAGGAAGTGCTGAAGTCCCAAGCCAAGACAGTCGCAGGTCTGAAAGGCCGTGCGGCTTCTGAAAACGGCATTCGCAAGTACATCCGTGACAACAAAAAACGCGCCGCTGATCTTAAAACTCTGGCGAGCGTTGCCAATATGAACTCCGCCCTGGACATCGCCAAAAAGATCAACGATGCGGCTCCGCCGAAGTCCTCGATCACTTTGGACATCCAGCAAATGGCGATTCAGGATGCTCAGGTGACTTTGCAAGGGTATGTGAACTCTCCGCGTGAAATGAGTCTTCTGCAGCAGGCACTGACCAACGTTTCCACGGATGGTCAGGTGAAAAGTGGCCAAAGCACGCTGGGCGCTCTGCCCGGCCGCACCGCTTTTTCATTCAGCTTCAATGTCGATCGCAATGTTGAGAAGGTGACAAGATGA
- a CDS encoding general secretion pathway protein GspK, which produces MLKAIKALGRELKRPINNARGIALMIAIACIMLMMWIAMEVSYDSNVEYLVNSQGLNRVKAYYAAKSGMQLSLLRIKIYQQAQSKLGDKLGDTKMLDQIWQFPFAWPLPIPDELSAIDKDAFKKAVADSTMDTSYIVTIEDEGSKIDLNDLASPSKSLQELTKKQLVTIFAQKIKEDENFQREYSNVRFDELVNNIADWMSPKSASLNGGDKRANYAELNQASQSDYYPPNRPFRSIAELHMVPGMNDDFYDLLAPRVTIYGMKGINPNIATREVLKSLDPAMTDEVVTEIIKRRGSEEEGGQFKCDQGGGSSDFWQFVQGKGIRTEGNPEDVPLICDSVMNFKIRSTGEFAGATREIVAVVMDLQKTASKVKKYVDKDKKAAAGGDQSSGNPDPAAGGNPSGNPGGGNAGNNATQIPKGPPRVVYWNER; this is translated from the coding sequence ATGCTCAAGGCAATCAAAGCTCTTGGCCGCGAACTCAAGCGCCCAATCAATAATGCCCGAGGCATCGCGCTGATGATCGCGATTGCCTGTATCATGCTGATGATGTGGATTGCGATGGAAGTGTCCTATGATTCCAACGTCGAATATCTGGTGAATTCACAGGGCTTAAACCGCGTGAAAGCATATTATGCCGCTAAATCCGGCATGCAGCTGAGCTTGCTGCGTATCAAGATCTATCAACAGGCCCAGAGCAAATTGGGCGACAAGCTGGGTGACACCAAGATGCTGGATCAAATCTGGCAGTTCCCGTTTGCGTGGCCACTGCCGATCCCGGATGAATTAAGCGCGATCGACAAAGATGCCTTCAAAAAGGCCGTCGCCGATTCCACGATGGACACAAGCTACATTGTGACGATCGAGGATGAAGGATCCAAGATCGACCTGAATGACTTGGCCTCCCCGTCAAAGTCGTTGCAGGAACTGACGAAAAAACAGCTGGTCACCATCTTTGCGCAAAAAATTAAAGAAGACGAAAACTTCCAGCGTGAATACAGCAACGTCCGATTTGACGAACTGGTGAACAACATCGCCGACTGGATGAGCCCGAAGTCCGCTTCGTTAAACGGCGGCGACAAACGCGCCAATTATGCTGAACTGAACCAGGCTTCGCAAAGCGATTACTATCCTCCGAACCGTCCGTTCAGATCTATCGCGGAACTGCACATGGTTCCAGGCATGAACGATGACTTCTATGACCTGCTGGCCCCGCGAGTGACCATTTATGGAATGAAAGGGATCAACCCGAACATCGCCACCCGCGAAGTTCTAAAATCCCTGGACCCGGCCATGACCGACGAAGTGGTCACCGAGATCATCAAACGCCGCGGATCTGAAGAAGAAGGTGGACAGTTCAAATGTGACCAAGGCGGCGGCAGCAGCGATTTCTGGCAATTCGTTCAAGGCAAAGGCATCCGCACGGAAGGAAATCCTGAAGACGTTCCGCTGATCTGCGACAGCGTGATGAACTTTAAAATCCGCAGCACCGGTGAATTCGCCGGCGCCACCCGCGAAATTGTTGCGGTGGTGATGGACTTGCAAAAAACCGCAAGCAAAGTGAAAAAATACGTCGACAAAGACAAAAAGGCTGCAGCCGGTGGCGACCAAAGCAGCGGCAATCCCGACCCCGCCGCCGGAGGCAACCCAAGCGGTAATCCCGGCGGAGGTAACGCCGGCAACAACGCCACACAAATCCCCAAAGGCCCGCCAAGAGTTGTCTATTGGAATGAAAGATAG
- a CDS encoding type II secretion system protein GspJ gives MMKHNRGFTMIELMITITILGTLTMLTAQAIQQAVKAKVKLQDQIDDVSRMRDGLRLLERDINLAYHYRDVEKELEQLIKKKNTNNNGNPGGGTIPNGGFPGGNPGPITNETQDPAEQREVPRRDPETHFVGNNESINFVTMNNARTVRNTKQADFIEVGYTLRDCKSLREGGGSSKCLWRRSSPYVDLDVTKGGDEVALLENVSEFKLRYMGKGKQDWANDWRTDAQGDAATKGKFPQAVEISLTVEKKTAGKSKKYSMQLIVPIHFPNNPEEGANAQGNQSSWPRTQAPNQ, from the coding sequence ATGATGAAACACAACCGCGGCTTTACCATGATTGAGCTCATGATCACGATCACCATCCTGGGGACACTCACGATGCTGACGGCGCAGGCCATTCAACAGGCCGTGAAGGCCAAGGTCAAACTGCAGGATCAGATCGATGATGTGTCCCGTATGCGCGACGGTTTGCGCCTGCTGGAAAGAGACATCAATCTGGCTTACCACTATCGCGACGTTGAAAAAGAGCTGGAACAGCTGATCAAGAAAAAGAATACAAACAACAATGGCAATCCCGGCGGCGGCACCATCCCTAATGGCGGATTCCCTGGCGGCAACCCCGGCCCGATCACCAATGAAACACAAGACCCGGCAGAACAACGCGAAGTTCCCCGTCGTGATCCTGAGACCCACTTCGTGGGTAACAACGAGTCCATCAATTTCGTGACCATGAACAATGCCCGCACCGTCAGAAACACCAAACAGGCAGACTTTATCGAAGTCGGCTATACCCTGCGCGACTGTAAATCACTGCGCGAAGGTGGCGGCAGTTCCAAATGCCTGTGGCGCCGAAGCTCCCCTTATGTGGACTTGGATGTCACCAAAGGTGGCGACGAAGTGGCTTTGCTTGAAAACGTCAGCGAATTCAAACTGCGCTATATGGGTAAAGGCAAACAAGATTGGGCCAATGACTGGCGCACGGATGCTCAAGGCGATGCAGCGACCAAAGGCAAATTCCCTCAAGCAGTTGAGATCTCTTTGACCGTGGAAAAGAAAACCGCCGGGAAAAGCAAAAAGTATTCAATGCAACTTATCGTCCCTATTCACTTCCCGAACAATCCAGAGGAGGGTGCAAATGCTCAAGGCAATCAAAGCTCTTGGCCGCGAACTCAAGCGCCCAATCAATAA
- a CDS encoding type II secretion system protein, whose translation MKKNGFTLIETIMAMVILSSGIMLLANSWSGSFMRVRKTQLSTEVTALLERKMVEVEMEYAGKPLDSIPEETEDDFGSEYPQYTWKMTSKEFEVPDISATLTAQAGGADEMALTVMKTLTEHLSKSVKEVKVTVIYKGAKKPLEFSATQYFVDYDKELPLPSMPGM comes from the coding sequence GTGAAAAAAAACGGATTCACATTGATTGAAACCATCATGGCGATGGTGATCCTGTCCTCGGGAATTATGCTTTTGGCGAATTCCTGGAGCGGTTCTTTCATGCGTGTCCGCAAGACCCAGCTTTCCACCGAAGTCACAGCTTTGCTTGAAAGAAAAATGGTCGAAGTCGAAATGGAGTACGCCGGAAAACCTCTGGACTCCATCCCCGAAGAAACCGAAGACGACTTTGGCTCTGAGTACCCGCAATACACCTGGAAAATGACCTCCAAAGAATTTGAAGTTCCGGATATTTCAGCGACCCTGACCGCTCAGGCTGGGGGTGCGGATGAAATGGCTTTGACCGTGATGAAGACACTGACAGAGCACCTTTCCAAGTCGGTGAAAGAAGTCAAAGTTACAGTCATTTACAAAGGGGCGAAAAAACCGCTGGAGTTTTCCGCCACCCAGTACTTTGTCGATTATGACAAGGAACTGCCACTGCCTTCGATGCCGGGGATGTGA
- a CDS encoding pilus assembly FimT family protein, which yields MLGNKRGFTLIEIMIVLAIMAALITVGAPRLLKKDGNIKTVARNFIVLSKEIRNKARLTNSTYRLAISMEPGEEKYWLERASGPQAVDPEAAEKEKDRDEEDAPPPLFQMDKSLLKKEKELPEGLRFASVETVNMKSPMTSGVAYIHFFPEGFVEASAVQITNGNNLTWTLVFNPLTGQADIIEKASSLKEVQR from the coding sequence ATGCTTGGCAATAAGCGGGGTTTCACTCTCATTGAGATCATGATCGTGCTGGCCATTATGGCCGCCTTGATCACAGTGGGAGCCCCCCGACTTCTCAAAAAAGACGGCAACATCAAGACCGTCGCCCGCAACTTCATCGTTCTTTCCAAAGAAATCCGCAACAAAGCCCGTTTGACCAACTCCACTTACCGCCTGGCCATCAGCATGGAACCGGGAGAGGAAAAGTATTGGCTGGAACGCGCCAGTGGCCCCCAAGCTGTGGATCCTGAAGCCGCGGAAAAAGAAAAAGACCGGGATGAAGAGGATGCTCCTCCTCCACTGTTTCAGATGGACAAGTCCCTGCTGAAAAAAGAAAAAGAGCTTCCCGAGGGCCTGCGTTTTGCCTCGGTTGAAACTGTGAATATGAAATCCCCTATGACTTCCGGGGTGGCCTACATCCATTTCTTCCCAGAGGGCTTTGTGGAAGCCTCTGCTGTGCAGATCACGAATGGAAATAATTTAACTTGGACTCTTGTTTTTAATCCTTTAACGGGTCAAGCTGATATCATTGAGAAAGCTTCTTCGTTAAAGGAAGTCCAGCGGTGA
- the gspG gene encoding type II secretion system major pseudopilin GspG: MSLLKNRKGMTLIEIMIVLAIIGGIAALLLPNITGQLDKSKAKEAKIQLTQIVNALSMYYTDCGKYPQTLEGLTTADPNCSNWGPQPYYTKKLQDPFGHDLVYELEGGEYSLKSLGKDGREGGSGFDKDITLDDLN, encoded by the coding sequence ATGTCTCTTCTCAAAAACCGCAAGGGTATGACTCTGATTGAAATCATGATCGTCCTTGCCATCATCGGTGGTATCGCAGCTCTTCTTCTTCCTAACATCACGGGACAATTGGATAAATCCAAAGCCAAAGAGGCTAAGATCCAACTGACACAAATCGTGAACGCCCTTTCCATGTACTACACGGATTGCGGTAAATATCCTCAGACTTTGGAAGGCCTGACAACTGCTGATCCAAACTGCTCCAACTGGGGTCCTCAGCCTTACTACACCAAGAAACTTCAGGATCCATTCGGTCACGATCTGGTTTACGAACTGGAAGGTGGCGAATACTCTTTGAAATCTTTGGGTAAAGACGGCCGCGAAGGTGGTTCTGGCTTTGACAAAGACATCACGCTGGATGATCTGAACTAA